The following proteins are co-located in the Castor canadensis chromosome 5, mCasCan1.hap1v2, whole genome shotgun sequence genome:
- the Polr3f gene encoding DNA-directed RNA polymerase III subunit RPC6, with amino-acid sequence MAEVKVKVQPPDADPVEIENRIVELCHQFPHGITDQVIQNEMPHIEAQQRAVAINRLLSMGQLDLLRSNTGLLYRIKDSQNAGKMKGSDNQEKLVYQIIEDAGNKGIWSRDIRYKSNLPLTEINKILKNLESKKLIKAVKSVAASKKKVYMLYNLQPDRSVTGGAWYSDQDFESEFVEVLNQQCFKFLQTKAETARESKQNPMIQRNSSFASSHEVWKYICELGISKVELSMEDIETILNTLIYDGKVEMTIIAAKEGTVGSVDGHMKLYRAVNPILPPTGLVRAPCGLCPVFDDCHEGGEISPSNCIYMTEWLEF; translated from the exons ATGGCTGAGGTGAAGGTCAAGGTGCAGCCGCCCGACGCGGATCCAGTCGAAATAGAAAACAG AATTGTAGAATTATGCCACCAGTTCCCGCATGGAATCACAGACCAAGTAATTCAGAATGAAATGCCTCATATAGAAGCCCAACAACGGGCAGTGGCCATCAATAGACTGTTGTCCATG ggTCAATTGGATCTCTTAAGGAGTAATACAGGCCTTTTATATAGAATAAAGGACTCTCAGAATGCTGG TAAAATGAAGGGATCAGATAACCAAGAAAAACTAGTGTATCAAATCATAGAGGATGCAGGAAATAAAG GAATATGGAGTAGAGATATACGATATAAAAGTAACTTGCCATTAACAGAAATCAACAAAATTCTAAAGAATTTGGAAAGTAAAAAGCTTATCAAAGCTGTTAAGTCTGTAGCA GCCTCCAAAAAGAAAGTTTATATGCTCTACAACCTGCAGCCAGACCGGTCTGTGACTGGTGGAGCCTGGTACAGTGACCAGGATTTTGAATCTGAATTTGTAGAGGTGCTTAACCAACAGTGTTTCAAATTCTTACAGACCAAG GCAGAAACAGCAAGAGAAAGTAAACAGAATCCAATGATACAAAGAAATAGTTCGTTTGCTTCATCACATGAAGTATGGAAATATATCTGTGAATTGGGGATCAGTAAG GTCGAGTTGTCCATGGAGGACATTGAAACCATCTTGAATACACTTATTTATGATGGGAAAGTGGAGATGACTATTATAGCTGCAAAAGAGGGCACAGTCGGCAGTGTAGATGGACACATGAAACTGTACAGAGCAGTCAATCCAATCCTCCCACCCACAGGTTTGGTCCGGGCACCCTGTGGACTCTGCCCA GTTTTTGATGACTGCCATGAAGGTGGTGAGATTTCACCATCTAACTGCATTTATATGACAGAGTGGCTTGAATTTTAA